Below is a genomic region from Telmatobacter sp. DSM 110680.
GTCATGAACTCTCGCATCGCATTGCGAACTTGAAGCGCGTGGTCAAGATCTGGATCTGCTCCCGGTTTATACGCTCCAATTCTCACCAGGTCTTCAGACCGCGCGTAGGCCGCCATCAAACGACGGAAACGGGAAGCCTGTTCGCGATGAGGGCGCTCGGTGACCGCTGGCATCAAGCGGCTGATAGAGTCGAGCAGGTCGATGGGCGGATACCATCCCTCCGCTGCAAGTTTTCGCGATAGAACTATGTGACCATCCAGAAGCGAACGTACTGCATCCACAAGTGGATCCTGTTGATCATCTCCTTCCATCAACACCGTGTAGAAGGCGGTGATAGAACCGTTGCGAAAGTTACCGGCTCTTTCCACGAGCTTGGCGAGACGACTGAAGACCGACGGAGTATACCCTTTTGCAGTCGGTGGTTCCCCCGCAGCCAAACCAATCTCACGCGCGGCCATGGCAAAGCGCGTAAGCGAATCGAGCACCAGAAGCACAGCCTTCCCTTGCCTCGCAAAGAATTCAGCGATGGTGGTGGCGGTCATGGCGGCGCGCATGCGCATCAGCGGCGACTCGTCAGAAGTGGAAACCACGACAATGGAACGCGCGAGTCCCTCTCCGTCCAGTGAGTTTTCAACAAATTCGCGCACCTCTCGGCCACGTTCACCTATCAGCCCAACGACTGTAATATCCGCTTCAGTGTTGCGGGTCATGATTCCTATCAAAGTGCTTTTGCCTACTCCGGACCCTCCGAAGATGCCGATGCGCTGCCCCTGGCCTACGGTGAGCAAGCCGTCTACTGCCTTGATTCCAGTTCCCAGGGGTCTATCAATCGAAACTCGATCGAGAGGCGCATGCAGTGATCCCTCCAAAGGAAGTCTCTCGGTAGGTCCAGCAATCCTTCCTCGCTCCCACGGAACACCGGTACTATCGAGAATTCTGCCGATCATGCCGGATCCAACGTGAACATCGGGACGCGTGCCGAGGGCGGTCACTGCATCGCCGTATCGCACTCCGGTGGTCGATTTGAGCGGCATTGTAATAATGTGTGACCCACGAAATCCGATAACTTCGGCGAGATGTTTGTTGCCGGAAACTTCTTCGATTTCGCAGCATTCTCCCACGGAAGCAAGAGGCCCTGCGGATTCAATGGTATTTCCGATAGACTCGACCACCTTCCCACGCCATCGCCAGGTCTGCGCAGACTTTGCGCGGGTTACGTAGTGATCGAGTGCTCCGCTCACGCCCGCTCCTTGTCGTCCTTGAGTGCGGAAAGGTCTTGGATCTGTGGCGTCTTTACGCTCGAACCGTGAAACAGAATACGTTCCGCCTCATGGATTTGACACGCCAGCCCCAAGTTCACTGAACCCATCTCACTCTCGATGACACACTCCCCGACTTGCAAATGATCGTCGGCGGCCACGGACGGAATGATTTTCAAATTTGGCAAGTGAGCAAGGGTATCGGTCCATAGTTCTATATCGCACACGGGGATGCGGAGTTTAACCTGCGCGGTCTCAGCCAGTTGACCAAGTGCCACTCGAACAGCTCCAATCAAGAACAACGGATCGATCTGTGCCTCGCGGCGCAGAATGCGCGCTGCAATGGCTAAGGCAAGTTTGACGACCTCGTGCTCGACCGTCTGCAGGAATTGATCGCGCTCCGTAGCAAATTGGCCGGCAAGATTAATCGCTTGCTTCGCTCGTTTGCACTCCTCTTCTTGTAAGAGGGCCAGTTGTGCATCCATGGCAATGGCGCGAGCTTCGACTACCCCTTGTTCGCGCCCTGATTGGAATGCTTTTTCAATCTCTTCTGAAAATGTGGCGCCGGATAACTCATGGTCGCCCAGGTGAGGGTCTACAAACTCGTTGCAGGCTCTGTCTGTTTTAGTGTCATGCGACGCAGCGCCAATCTCCGTCAACACTTCCCAGAGCACAGGCAGAGAATTGGAGTTGGACCGATACTCAAAGGCTTCAAGGCTGGATGAGATTGTTTTTCTCACTGAAAATCCGATCTAGTCACTGTCACGCAAGCATTTCGTCGCCTGTTTCAAGTTTCAGAATTACCTTGCCCTCCGCTTCAA
It encodes:
- a CDS encoding FliH/SctL family protein, with the protein product MTEIGAASHDTKTDRACNEFVDPHLGDHELSGATFSEEIEKAFQSGREQGVVEARAIAMDAQLALLQEEECKRAKQAINLAGQFATERDQFLQTVEHEVVKLALAIAARILRREAQIDPLFLIGAVRVALGQLAETAQVKLRIPVCDIELWTDTLAHLPNLKIIPSVAADDHLQVGECVIESEMGSVNLGLACQIHEAERILFHGSSVKTPQIQDLSALKDDKERA
- a CDS encoding FliI/YscN family ATPase gives rise to the protein MSGALDHYVTRAKSAQTWRWRGKVVESIGNTIESAGPLASVGECCEIEEVSGNKHLAEVIGFRGSHIITMPLKSTTGVRYGDAVTALGTRPDVHVGSGMIGRILDSTGVPWERGRIAGPTERLPLEGSLHAPLDRVSIDRPLGTGIKAVDGLLTVGQGQRIGIFGGSGVGKSTLIGIMTRNTEADITVVGLIGERGREVREFVENSLDGEGLARSIVVVSTSDESPLMRMRAAMTATTIAEFFARQGKAVLLVLDSLTRFAMAAREIGLAAGEPPTAKGYTPSVFSRLAKLVERAGNFRNGSITAFYTVLMEGDDQQDPLVDAVRSLLDGHIVLSRKLAAEGWYPPIDLLDSISRLMPAVTERPHREQASRFRRLMAAYARSEDLVRIGAYKPGADPDLDHALQVRNAMREFMTQSPEQRIGFADCLHRLAMLAEEM